One Vicinamibacterales bacterium DNA window includes the following coding sequences:
- a CDS encoding prolipoprotein diacylglyceryl transferase: MLVAVAALAGLWLFDRERRWSRLPDQALDAAMAGVVGGLAGAKLVWAVEHAWRGPFLELLLSRGGLSWYGGFAGGVAAGVVLLRRHRVPILQVLASAAPALAVAHAIGRVGCFLVGDDYGVPSDLPWSVAFPEGLPPTSVPVHPTQLYEALALLPLAWMLLRWRRQGRADSFVLGAYLTTAGAIRFGIEFLRVHQPLVGPFAVAHVLAFGAIIAGVALLGRPTKQMRRNSALP; this comes from the coding sequence GTGCTGGTGGCCGTAGCCGCGCTCGCCGGCCTCTGGCTGTTCGACCGCGAGCGGCGATGGTCGCGGCTACCGGATCAGGCTCTCGACGCAGCCATGGCTGGAGTCGTCGGAGGCTTGGCCGGCGCCAAGCTCGTCTGGGCCGTTGAGCATGCCTGGCGCGGACCGTTCCTGGAGCTACTGTTGTCGCGGGGCGGTCTCAGCTGGTACGGCGGGTTCGCAGGAGGCGTAGCAGCAGGTGTGGTACTGCTGCGCCGCCACCGAGTTCCGATCCTGCAGGTCCTCGCGTCAGCAGCACCCGCGCTCGCCGTTGCCCACGCGATAGGGCGCGTTGGGTGCTTTCTCGTCGGCGACGACTACGGTGTGCCGAGTGACCTGCCCTGGTCCGTGGCGTTCCCAGAAGGCCTGCCGCCGACGTCGGTACCAGTGCACCCGACGCAGCTGTACGAGGCGTTGGCCCTGCTGCCTCTGGCGTGGATGCTGCTGCGATGGCGCCGCCAAGGCCGCGCGGATTCCTTCGTTCTTGGCGCCTACCTCACGACGGCAGGTGCGATCAGATTCGGGATCGAGTTTCTTCGTGTTCACCAACCGTTAGTTGGGCCATTCGCCGTAGCTCACGTCCTGGCTTTCGGCGCAATCATCGCTGGCGTTGCCTTGTTGGGCCGACCGACGAAACAGATGCGACGAAACTCTGCCTTGCCGTAG
- a CDS encoding DUF305 domain-containing protein, translating to MKDHSAQHDGGAYRRLAVELTIDFVIMYFVMYTMIESVGHLYLNVNNVYMTLMMVAPMAVVMLVSMRSMFRKKNLNLAIGVTAAAVFAASFFAMRTQASVGDRQFLRSMIPHHSGAILMCEEASLRDPEIVALCRDIVVSQKAEIAKMEQLLARLARTNRRRPFTRSSFASASSRSRALACWWP from the coding sequence ATGAAGGACCATAGCGCACAGCACGACGGCGGTGCCTACCGCAGATTGGCGGTCGAACTGACGATTGACTTCGTCATCATGTATTTCGTCATGTACACGATGATCGAGTCTGTCGGGCATCTTTACCTGAACGTGAACAACGTCTACATGACCCTGATGATGGTCGCTCCAATGGCGGTGGTCATGCTGGTGTCGATGCGGTCGATGTTCCGGAAGAAGAACCTGAACCTCGCGATCGGCGTGACGGCTGCGGCCGTATTCGCCGCGAGCTTCTTTGCGATGCGGACCCAAGCCAGTGTGGGCGACCGGCAGTTCCTGCGCTCGATGATCCCGCATCACTCCGGAGCGATCTTGATGTGCGAGGAGGCGTCTCTCCGCGATCCCGAGATCGTGGCATTGTGCCGCGATATCGTGGTGTCTCAGAAGGCTGAGATCGCGAAGATGGAACAGTTGCTGGCGCGATTAGCGCGCACCAATCGGAGGCGCCCATTTACCCGGTCCTCTTTCGCATCGGCGAGTTCGAGATCACGAGCTTTGGCGTGCTGGTGGCCGTAG
- a CDS encoding DUF1775 domain-containing protein: MTRLALSTLVGLVLAAHPAWAHVTVVPRESRPGISERYTVRVPTEGKVATVEVELEVPEGVTISPQASAGWAHTLKRTGDRVTSIVWTTDIKPGEFAEFGFIGRNPKTADTIVWKAHQRYADGTASHWVGEAGTRSPAPVTTLAAGGQDEAGSIATWLGSYDAAFNAKDLEKLATFYHPDVTIYEGAGINNGWADYRDRHLGPELKAFQNLQFTHSETKVTVLPGGQSAYATSRYTLKAKMGERDIDSEGLATYLLLKGPNGTWQIRHSHTSSRARRPAAD, translated from the coding sequence ATGACACGACTAGCCCTGTCGACACTCGTTGGACTGGTGCTGGCTGCACACCCCGCATGGGCGCACGTAACCGTGGTGCCACGGGAATCCCGACCCGGGATCTCGGAGCGGTACACGGTGCGGGTGCCGACCGAGGGCAAGGTCGCGACCGTCGAGGTCGAGCTCGAGGTTCCCGAGGGCGTCACCATCAGCCCGCAGGCGTCGGCGGGGTGGGCGCACACGCTGAAGCGCACGGGCGATCGCGTGACGTCAATCGTCTGGACCACGGACATCAAGCCAGGCGAATTCGCCGAGTTCGGGTTCATCGGCCGTAACCCGAAGACTGCTGACACCATCGTGTGGAAGGCACACCAGCGTTACGCCGACGGCACGGCGAGCCACTGGGTGGGAGAAGCCGGTACGAGGAGTCCGGCTCCGGTGACCACCCTGGCCGCTGGGGGTCAGGACGAGGCGGGATCGATCGCGACTTGGCTCGGCAGCTACGACGCCGCCTTCAACGCCAAGGACCTCGAGAAGCTCGCCACGTTCTACCATCCCGATGTCACCATCTACGAAGGCGCAGGCATCAACAACGGTTGGGCCGACTACCGGGATCGCCATCTGGGGCCCGAGCTGAAAGCGTTTCAGAACCTGCAGTTCACGCATTCTGAGACCAAGGTCACGGTGCTGCCTGGAGGACAGTCTGCGTACGCCACCTCGCGCTACACGCTGAAGGCGAAGATGGGCGAGCGCGACATCGACTCTGAAGGGCTTGCCACGTACTTGCTGCTCAAGGGCCCAAACGGAACCTGGCAGATTCGGCACTCGCACACATCGAGCCGCGCGCGAAGGCCCGCGGCCGACTGA
- a CDS encoding copper resistance protein B, producing the protein MSNTHVTLALVLVLAVSLRVFAQVPPAAHQHGTPQAPTPTTPAEDHSRHQAPAAPLPSFIPPLTDDDRQAAFPDVQGHTVHDMSINYFVLFDQLEWQTGGGSNAFSWDTKGWVGQDRNRLWFRTEGDRAGGRTEQAQTHLLYGRAVARWWDVTAGVRVDTLPNTPRTALALGVQGLAPYWFEVEASAYVEPSGRTHVRVETEYDLLITNRLVLQPLVEFEVYGRADRERLIGTGLSTGELGVRLRYEFRREFAPYLGVVWSRRFFGTADLARAAGEEVAGTRLAVGLRTWF; encoded by the coding sequence GTGAGCAATACCCACGTCACGCTCGCCCTCGTCCTTGTGCTGGCGGTGTCACTACGTGTCTTCGCTCAAGTACCGCCTGCTGCACACCAGCACGGCACGCCCCAGGCGCCTACGCCCACAACTCCGGCCGAGGACCACTCGCGGCATCAGGCCCCGGCTGCGCCACTGCCGTCGTTCATTCCGCCGCTCACCGACGACGACCGTCAGGCTGCGTTCCCTGACGTGCAGGGGCACACGGTGCACGACATGTCGATCAACTACTTCGTGCTGTTCGATCAGCTCGAGTGGCAGACGGGTGGCGGCTCCAATGCGTTCAGCTGGGATACGAAGGGCTGGGTAGGCCAGGACCGGAACCGCCTCTGGTTTCGTACCGAGGGTGACCGCGCGGGCGGCCGCACCGAGCAGGCCCAGACGCACCTCCTCTACGGGCGCGCTGTCGCCAGGTGGTGGGACGTCACCGCCGGAGTCCGCGTGGACACGCTGCCCAATACCCCCCGCACCGCCCTCGCGCTCGGCGTGCAGGGGCTCGCCCCCTACTGGTTCGAGGTCGAAGCCTCTGCGTATGTCGAACCCTCGGGACGCACGCACGTGCGCGTCGAGACGGAGTACGACCTGCTGATCACCAACCGACTGGTGCTCCAGCCGCTGGTGGAGTTCGAGGTCTACGGCCGCGCTGACCGCGAACGCTTGATTGGCACTGGACTGTCGACTGGCGAACTCGGCGTTCGCCTGCGGTACGAGTTCCGGCGCGAGTTCGCGCCGTATCTCGGCGTCGTGTGGTCGCGCAGGTTTTTCGGGACCGCCGACCTGGCCCGAGCTGCCGGCGAGGAGGTCGCCGGCACGCGATTGGCGGTGGGTCTTCGCACGTGGTTCTAG
- a CDS encoding copper resistance system multicopper oxidase produces MTYPFSSGDLSMFARSSSSHPSPGPSRRTFVKGLAIGGAAVSVGLLRQPVWAQTRQRRESEVLSGTDFDLRIGETEVNLTGSARTALTINDSLPGPLLRWREGDTITLNVSNSLDEDTSIHWHGILLPANMDGVPGLSFSGIHPGQAYRYQFTVKQSGTYWYHSHSGFQEQAGVYGPLVIEPREPDRVVFDREHVVMLTDWTDERPERVFKKLKKQSDYYNFRQRTLTTFIKDVRQQGLGATLAERRMWGQMRMSAADLADVTGYTYTYLMNGRAPADNWTGLFAPGERVRLRFINGSAMSYFDVRIPGLKMTVVAADGLPVRPVSVDEFRIAVAETFDVIVEPSGLDAFTIFAQAMDRTGFAAGTLATRAGLRAVVPDLDPRSVLTMADMGHGGMGHDMGAMDAARTAPAADPHAGHAMPAPVPAAADPHAGHAMPVTPPPATATPDPHAGHTMPQAPAPPPSDPHAGHDMSAMGGTMQTHPPSEQGNPLVDMQTMTPSAKLDDPGIGLRENGRRVLTYADLTSVFHDPDGREPTRTIELHLTGHMERFAWSFDGIKFSGAEPIRLTYGERVRIVLVNDTMMTHPIHLHGMWSDLEDAEGKFKVRKHTIDMPPGTRRSYRVTADALGRWAYHCHLLFHMEAGMFREVRVEEGQQS; encoded by the coding sequence GTGACGTACCCGTTCAGTTCAGGAGATCTATCGATGTTCGCGCGCAGTTCGTCGTCGCATCCAAGCCCGGGGCCCTCGAGACGCACCTTCGTCAAAGGGCTCGCTATCGGTGGCGCCGCCGTCAGCGTCGGGTTGCTACGTCAACCGGTGTGGGCGCAGACCCGTCAGCGTCGAGAGTCGGAGGTGCTCTCGGGCACCGACTTCGACCTCCGCATCGGCGAGACCGAGGTCAACCTCACGGGATCCGCACGGACGGCGCTCACGATCAACGACTCGCTGCCAGGGCCGTTGTTGCGGTGGCGGGAGGGGGACACGATCACCCTGAACGTCTCCAACAGCCTCGATGAGGACACGTCCATTCACTGGCACGGCATCTTGCTGCCGGCCAATATGGACGGCGTGCCCGGCCTCAGCTTTTCGGGTATCCATCCCGGCCAGGCATACCGCTACCAGTTCACGGTGAAGCAGTCGGGCACCTACTGGTACCACAGCCATTCCGGATTTCAGGAGCAGGCGGGCGTCTATGGCCCATTGGTCATCGAGCCGCGCGAGCCCGACCGGGTGGTCTTCGATCGCGAGCACGTCGTCATGCTCACGGACTGGACCGACGAGCGCCCGGAGCGGGTGTTCAAGAAGCTGAAGAAGCAGTCGGACTACTACAACTTCCGGCAGCGGACCTTGACGACGTTCATCAAGGACGTGCGGCAACAGGGGCTCGGTGCCACGCTGGCGGAACGTCGGATGTGGGGCCAGATGCGCATGAGCGCGGCCGATCTTGCTGACGTGACCGGCTACACCTACACCTACCTGATGAACGGCCGCGCGCCCGCAGACAATTGGACGGGCCTGTTCGCGCCGGGCGAGCGGGTTCGGCTCCGCTTCATCAACGGCTCCGCGATGTCCTACTTCGACGTGCGTATCCCCGGGCTGAAGATGACGGTGGTAGCAGCCGACGGATTGCCGGTGCGGCCCGTCTCCGTGGACGAGTTCCGCATCGCCGTAGCCGAGACCTTCGACGTGATCGTAGAGCCGTCTGGCCTGGACGCCTTCACGATCTTCGCGCAAGCCATGGATCGTACGGGGTTCGCCGCTGGCACCTTGGCTACACGTGCCGGTCTCCGGGCAGTGGTGCCCGACTTGGACCCGCGGTCCGTGTTGACGATGGCCGATATGGGTCACGGCGGGATGGGACACGACATGGGCGCGATGGACGCTGCCCGGACGGCCCCAGCCGCGGACCCTCACGCAGGCCACGCCATGCCGGCTCCCGTGCCCGCCGCCGCGGACCCGCATGCGGGCCATGCGATGCCGGTGACGCCACCCCCGGCGACCGCGACTCCCGACCCGCACGCTGGTCATACGATGCCGCAAGCGCCTGCGCCGCCGCCGTCGGATCCGCACGCCGGGCACGACATGTCCGCGATGGGCGGCACGATGCAGACGCATCCGCCCTCCGAGCAGGGCAACCCCCTCGTCGACATGCAGACGATGACGCCGTCGGCCAAGCTCGATGATCCGGGGATTGGCCTGAGGGAGAACGGTCGACGCGTCCTGACCTATGCGGACCTCACGAGCGTCTTCCACGATCCCGACGGCCGGGAGCCGACGCGCACGATCGAACTCCACCTGACCGGGCACATGGAACGCTTCGCCTGGTCGTTCGACGGCATCAAGTTCTCGGGTGCGGAGCCCATCCGGCTCACGTACGGCGAGCGCGTGCGGATCGTGCTCGTCAACGACACGATGATGACGCATCCCATCCACCTGCACGGCATGTGGAGCGACCTCGAGGATGCCGAGGGCAAGTTCAAGGTGCGGAAGCACACGATCGACATGCCGCCCGGCACACGGCGCAGCTACCGCGTGACGGCCGACGCCCTCGGGCGCTGGGCGTACCACTGCCATCTGCTCTTTCACATGGAAGCCGGCATGTTTCGAGAGGTCCGCGTTGAGGAGGGGCAGCAGTCGTGA
- a CDS encoding c-type cytochrome — protein MKAVFRAFLLLVGIAMVGGGVAAYAIASRGLSTRVAPSAIETSIALMMRRFATPSAARGAVNPVAATPEVLDEALAHFADHCASCHANDGSGTTEMGRSFYPPAPDMRAGRTQQLSDGELFSIIEHGIRLTGMPAWGTGTPEGERGSWGLVHFIRKLPSLTPDDIARMETMNPKSPQAFREEEEARRFLAGDDAPAQPAPLPPHKHE, from the coding sequence ATGAAGGCAGTATTCCGCGCCTTCCTGCTGCTCGTCGGCATTGCGATGGTCGGCGGCGGCGTAGCCGCCTATGCCATTGCCAGCAGGGGGCTGAGCACTCGGGTTGCGCCCAGTGCCATCGAAACGTCGATCGCGCTCATGATGCGCAGGTTCGCGACGCCCAGCGCCGCGCGCGGCGCGGTCAACCCTGTCGCGGCGACGCCGGAGGTGCTCGACGAGGCGCTCGCGCATTTCGCCGATCACTGCGCCAGTTGCCACGCCAACGACGGTAGCGGCACCACCGAGATGGGACGCAGCTTCTACCCACCGGCGCCAGACATGCGGGCCGGCCGGACGCAGCAGCTCTCAGATGGCGAGCTGTTCTCGATCATCGAGCATGGGATTCGGCTCACCGGCATGCCCGCGTGGGGCACGGGAACGCCCGAGGGCGAACGAGGGAGCTGGGGTCTGGTGCACTTCATTCGCAAGCTGCCGTCGCTGACGCCAGACGACATCGCACGGATGGAGACGATGAATCCGAAAAGCCCCCAGGCCTTCCGCGAAGAAGAAGAGGCGCGCCGTTTCCTCGCAGGCGACGACGCCCCAGCGCAACCGGCGCCCCTACCGCCGCACAAGCACGAGTGA
- a CDS encoding heavy metal translocating P-type ATPase, with amino-acid sequence MSPHAPNRAAVAPVEVIDPVCGMTIAPAVAVGHIDYNGQTYHFCSQSCLAKFRASPETYLSSKVAEPQQHAHGDTREYTCPMDPEVRQIGPGACPKCGMALEPVSAASLTKTEWTCPMHPEIVRDEPGSCPICGMALEPRVVTLEEQNPELDDMTRRFRWSLVLSAPILAFMVSEFLPGQPLQHALPPWAMTWSQFLLATPVVLWGGWPFFVRGWASVVTRHLNMFTLIALGVGAAYAFSVVATLAPGLFPASFRTHGDQIGVYFEPAAVIVVLVLLGQVLELRARSRTSSAIKKLLGLTPTTARRIDASGAEQDVPLEHVRVDDRLRVRPGERVPVDGIVVDGTTTIDESMVTGEPIPVEKSSTSKVTGGTVNGTGTFVMEAQRVGSDTLLAQIVRLVGEAQRSRAPIQRLADTVSGWFVPIVIVVALVTFGVWAVWGPEPRLAHALVNAVAVLIIACPCALGLATPMSIMVGTGRGAEIGVLLRNAEALEVMEQIDTVVVDKTGTLTEGKPALTTVAPAAPFDEPTLLRLAASLEKVSEHPLAEAIVRGAEEQAVQTGPVTEFRSVTGKGVVGTVDGRTVAIGNTAMLAEVGATVPSTNRADALRKNGETVMFVAVDGVYAGLVGVADRIKATTVEAIKALHDEGLRIVMLTGDSRVTAEAVARSVGIDTVEAEVLPEQKAAVITRLQAEGRRVAMAGDGINDAPALAQAQVGIAMGTGTDVAMESAGVTLVQGDLRGLVRARRLSRATMRNIRQNLFFAFIYNVLGVPVAAGVLYPAFGLLLSPIIASAAMTLSSVSVIANALRLRRQAL; translated from the coding sequence ATGTCACCACACGCACCAAACCGCGCCGCGGTCGCACCAGTCGAGGTCATCGACCCGGTTTGCGGGATGACAATTGCCCCGGCCGTCGCTGTGGGGCACATCGACTACAACGGCCAGACCTACCACTTCTGTAGCCAGAGCTGCCTGGCCAAGTTCCGGGCCTCGCCCGAGACCTACCTGAGTTCCAAGGTCGCGGAGCCGCAGCAGCACGCACACGGAGACACGCGCGAGTACACGTGTCCGATGGATCCAGAGGTCCGCCAGATTGGTCCGGGCGCGTGCCCCAAGTGCGGCATGGCGCTCGAGCCCGTGTCGGCTGCGTCCCTCACGAAGACCGAGTGGACGTGCCCGATGCACCCGGAGATCGTGCGCGACGAGCCCGGGTCGTGCCCGATCTGCGGCATGGCGCTGGAGCCACGTGTCGTCACGCTCGAGGAGCAGAACCCCGAACTCGACGACATGACGCGTCGCTTTCGCTGGTCGCTGGTGCTCAGCGCTCCGATTCTCGCGTTCATGGTCTCGGAGTTCCTGCCTGGTCAACCGCTGCAGCACGCCCTGCCGCCGTGGGCGATGACCTGGTCACAGTTCCTGCTCGCGACCCCGGTCGTGCTGTGGGGCGGCTGGCCATTTTTCGTTCGGGGCTGGGCGTCGGTGGTGACCCGCCACCTGAACATGTTCACGCTGATCGCCCTGGGTGTGGGGGCGGCGTACGCCTTCAGCGTGGTGGCGACGCTGGCGCCGGGGCTCTTCCCTGCGTCGTTCCGGACACACGGCGATCAGATCGGCGTCTACTTCGAGCCGGCGGCGGTCATCGTCGTGCTCGTTCTACTCGGTCAGGTCCTGGAACTGCGGGCTCGCAGCCGCACCAGTTCGGCGATTAAGAAGCTCCTGGGCTTGACGCCGACCACGGCGAGACGCATCGACGCGTCTGGCGCCGAGCAAGACGTGCCGCTCGAGCACGTGCGCGTCGACGATCGCCTGCGCGTCCGCCCCGGCGAACGCGTCCCCGTGGACGGCATCGTCGTCGACGGCACGACCACGATCGACGAGTCCATGGTGACCGGCGAGCCCATTCCGGTGGAGAAGAGTTCTACCAGCAAGGTCACCGGCGGCACGGTCAATGGCACAGGGACGTTCGTGATGGAGGCGCAGCGGGTCGGCAGCGATACGCTGCTTGCGCAAATCGTGCGACTCGTCGGCGAGGCGCAGCGATCGAGGGCGCCGATTCAGCGGCTGGCGGACACCGTGTCTGGTTGGTTCGTGCCGATCGTGATCGTGGTCGCACTGGTCACGTTCGGCGTCTGGGCCGTCTGGGGCCCCGAACCGCGACTGGCGCACGCCCTGGTCAACGCGGTGGCCGTCCTGATCATCGCCTGCCCGTGCGCTCTCGGCCTGGCCACGCCGATGTCGATCATGGTGGGCACCGGCCGCGGTGCGGAGATCGGCGTGCTGCTCCGCAACGCCGAGGCACTTGAAGTGATGGAGCAGATCGATACGGTGGTCGTGGACAAGACCGGCACCCTGACCGAAGGCAAGCCGGCGCTCACGACCGTCGCCCCCGCGGCGCCGTTCGACGAGCCGACCCTGTTGCGGCTGGCCGCCAGTCTCGAGAAGGTGAGCGAGCATCCGCTGGCCGAGGCCATCGTGCGCGGCGCCGAAGAGCAGGCCGTCCAGACCGGCCCGGTCACTGAGTTCCGGTCCGTGACAGGCAAGGGTGTGGTCGGCACCGTCGACGGCCGCACCGTCGCGATTGGCAACACGGCGATGCTGGCTGAGGTGGGCGCAACGGTGCCCTCGACGAATCGCGCGGACGCGCTTCGGAAGAACGGCGAAACCGTGATGTTCGTCGCGGTCGATGGCGTCTACGCCGGCCTAGTTGGCGTGGCGGACCGCATCAAGGCCACGACCGTCGAAGCCATCAAGGCCCTGCACGACGAGGGGCTGCGGATCGTCATGCTCACCGGCGATAGCCGTGTCACCGCGGAGGCGGTTGCCCGCTCAGTCGGGATCGACACGGTCGAGGCTGAGGTCCTCCCCGAGCAGAAGGCTGCCGTGATCACGCGACTCCAGGCCGAGGGCCGTCGAGTGGCAATGGCTGGCGATGGCATCAACGACGCGCCGGCGCTGGCACAGGCGCAGGTCGGGATTGCCATGGGCACGGGCACCGACGTGGCCATGGAGAGCGCGGGAGTGACGCTCGTGCAGGGCGACCTCCGTGGGCTGGTCCGGGCCCGTCGGCTCAGCCGAGCCACGATGCGGAACATCCGGCAGAATCTCTTTTTCGCGTTCATCTACAACGTGCTCGGCGTGCCGGTGGCCGCCGGCGTGCTGTATCCCGCGTTCGGGTTGTTGCTGAGCCCGATTATCGCGAGCGCCGCCATGACCTTGAGCTCAGTATCGGTCATCGCTAACGCCCTCCGGCTGAGGCGTCAGGCCCTCTGA
- a CDS encoding YHS domain-containing protein: protein METDVVCGMQVDPAKAAGTTQHNGKTYYFCSKGCKAKFDANPAQYAK, encoded by the coding sequence ATGGAAACGGACGTGGTGTGTGGGATGCAGGTCGACCCAGCCAAGGCGGCGGGCACGACCCAGCACAACGGTAAGACGTATTACTTCTGCTCGAAGGGGTGCAAGGCGAAATTCGACGCGAATCCCGCGCAGTACGCAAAGTGA
- a CDS encoding DUF305 domain-containing protein — MTIHRHLRLVYVVGFAAMLAACSGQPESPTAPSTLSSAPPASVPGSSATGAATGGVTIASAPAPDSSASNFEIKFMTNMIDHHQMAVMMAEMCIAKAIHAELRSLCESIRTAQMAEIEEMQAWLQDWYGITYQPVMKPGDQQMMERLAALSGAEFEIAFMEMMIKHHEKAIKEGQHCLDKAYHAELRELCQTIITTQSAEIALMETWLCQWYGQCR; from the coding sequence ATGACCATCCATCGACACCTTCGCCTGGTGTACGTCGTCGGTTTCGCGGCGATGCTCGCAGCGTGTTCCGGCCAGCCGGAGTCACCTACCGCGCCCTCAACGCTGAGCTCGGCGCCGCCAGCGTCAGTGCCTGGGAGTTCCGCAACGGGCGCGGCTACCGGTGGCGTCACCATCGCCAGCGCCCCGGCGCCAGACTCCTCAGCCTCGAACTTCGAGATCAAGTTCATGACCAACATGATCGACCACCATCAGATGGCGGTCATGATGGCGGAGATGTGCATCGCTAAGGCGATTCATGCCGAGCTGCGCTCACTGTGCGAGAGCATCCGGACGGCGCAGATGGCGGAGATCGAAGAGATGCAGGCCTGGCTCCAGGACTGGTACGGGATCACCTACCAACCGGTGATGAAGCCCGGTGACCAGCAGATGATGGAGCGACTCGCCGCGTTGAGCGGCGCCGAGTTCGAGATCGCCTTCATGGAAATGATGATCAAGCATCACGAAAAGGCAATCAAAGAAGGGCAGCACTGCCTTGACAAGGCCTATCACGCGGAACTGCGCGAGCTCTGCCAGACCATCATTACAACGCAGTCGGCGGAGATCGCGCTGATGGAGACTTGGCTCTGCCAGTGGTACGGGCAGTGTCGGTGA
- a CDS encoding four-helix bundle copper-binding protein, producing the protein MPHHTSDEMRECIDRCQTCQETCLDVITHCLEKGGEHADAEHIRMLMVCAEICGTSARFMLLGSPYHTRTCEVCADVCQACAEDCDRFDDDMMKHCADVCRRCAEACREMAATRSRA; encoded by the coding sequence ATGCCACATCACACGAGCGACGAGATGCGGGAGTGTATCGATCGATGTCAGACCTGCCAGGAAACCTGTCTCGACGTGATCACCCACTGTCTGGAAAAGGGCGGAGAACACGCCGACGCGGAACACATTCGCATGCTCATGGTGTGCGCCGAGATCTGCGGCACTAGTGCACGATTCATGCTGCTGGGATCCCCGTATCACACCCGCACCTGCGAAGTCTGTGCGGACGTGTGCCAGGCATGCGCCGAGGACTGTGACCGGTTCGATGACGACATGATGAAGCACTGCGCGGACGTCTGTCGGCGTTGCGCGGAGGCATGTCGCGAGATGGCCGCAACCCGGTCGCGCGCGTGA
- a CDS encoding sigma-70 family RNA polymerase sigma factor → MTDLRTAEPDSTDDRARVANVLVENHRAFLGFLERRVGDRALAEDLLQDAFTRNLDRLSDLPDEALVPWFYKVLRNAAIDRHRRNGAEERALAAFTQELADAAQPDEEFHREICACVGRLANTLKPEYAEVLRAVDVEETPVKAFAEAAGLTASNAGVRLFRAREALRKEVTASCGTCAEHGCLDCSCGSHRATH, encoded by the coding sequence ATGACCGATCTGCGCACCGCTGAGCCGGATTCGACCGACGACCGTGCCCGAGTGGCGAATGTGCTCGTCGAGAACCACCGGGCCTTCCTGGGATTCCTTGAGCGCCGCGTCGGTGACCGTGCCCTGGCCGAAGACCTCCTGCAGGACGCCTTCACGCGAAACCTGGACCGGCTGTCGGATCTGCCTGACGAGGCGCTGGTGCCGTGGTTCTACAAGGTCCTCCGGAATGCCGCGATTGACCGCCACCGTCGCAACGGCGCCGAGGAGCGGGCGTTGGCCGCGTTTACGCAGGAACTGGCCGATGCGGCTCAGCCCGACGAGGAGTTCCACCGGGAGATCTGCGCGTGCGTGGGCCGGCTGGCGAACACCTTGAAACCGGAGTACGCCGAGGTCCTCCGGGCCGTCGACGTCGAGGAGACCCCCGTCAAGGCCTTCGCCGAGGCGGCCGGGCTGACGGCTTCGAATGCCGGCGTCCGGCTCTTCCGGGCGCGAGAAGCGCTGCGGAAAGAGGTGACGGCGTCGTGTGGCACCTGCGCGGAACACGGCTGCCTCGACTGTTCGTGCGGGTCGCACCGCGCGACTCATTAG
- a CDS encoding sialidase family protein, whose amino-acid sequence MKPLMLAVALSAGFGAVSATQMPTATWADWRPTITPVTAPSGANSAQPQMTVSPRGILLSWIERAGTRATLKFAERTPSGWSPATTAAAGDDWFVNWADVPSVLRLDDGSLAAHWLQKSGTETYAYDVRLAHSGDDGRTWSASFTPHHDGTKREHGFASLFQMPGAGLGLIWLDGRAMGSAEGHDAHGATEGAMSVRYGTFDRAWKQTSEMPVDLRVCECCPTTAAMTSEGPVVAYRNRTRRRDSRHLRLAPREREVDRRQARPQRQLEDRRLPRERANAECA is encoded by the coding sequence ATGAAGCCTCTGATGCTGGCGGTCGCCCTTTCCGCGGGGTTCGGGGCGGTATCGGCGACGCAGATGCCCACCGCCACCTGGGCCGACTGGCGGCCCACGATCACCCCGGTGACAGCGCCGTCAGGCGCAAACAGCGCCCAGCCGCAGATGACCGTCTCGCCTCGCGGCATCCTCCTCAGCTGGATCGAACGAGCCGGCACACGGGCCACGCTCAAGTTCGCCGAGCGCACCCCCAGCGGGTGGTCGCCCGCGACCACCGCCGCGGCCGGAGACGACTGGTTCGTCAACTGGGCGGACGTGCCATCGGTCCTGCGCCTCGACGACGGATCGCTGGCGGCGCATTGGCTGCAGAAGAGCGGCACCGAGACCTATGCCTACGACGTCCGCCTGGCACACTCCGGGGACGACGGGCGCACGTGGTCGGCGTCGTTCACGCCGCATCACGACGGCACCAAGCGTGAGCACGGCTTCGCCTCCCTCTTCCAGATGCCCGGCGCCGGACTCGGCCTCATCTGGCTGGACGGCCGCGCGATGGGATCGGCCGAGGGTCACGATGCGCACGGGGCCACCGAAGGCGCAATGAGCGTCCGCTACGGCACCTTCGACCGCGCGTGGAAACAGACGAGCGAGATGCCAGTCGACCTGCGCGTGTGCGAGTGCTGCCCGACCACCGCGGCGATGACGAGCGAAGGTCCGGTTGTCGCCTATCGCAACCGGACCCGAAGACGAGATTCGCGACATCTACGTCTCGCGCCTCGAGAACGGGAAGTGGACCGACGGCAAGCCCGTCCACAACGACAACTGGAAGATCGCCGCCTGCCCCGTGAACGGGCCAACGCTGAGTGCGCGTGA